The Streptomyces sp. HUAS CB01 genome has a segment encoding these proteins:
- a CDS encoding adenosylmethionine--8-amino-7-oxononanoate transaminase, with the protein MRSSAARGLVALDRAHVWHPYGPMPGRTDPLVVESASGVRLRLAEPAHGQTELVDGMSSWWSAVHGYNHPVLNEAARGQLERMSHVMFGGLTHEPAVRLATRLVEITPEPLRHVFLCDSGSVSVEVAVKMCLQYWRSTGRPDKRRLLTWRGGYHGDTWQPMSVCDPEGGMHELWSGVLQRQVFADAPPAGHDAPFDPAYAEHLRELVARHADELAAVIVEPVVQGAGGMRFHSPAYLRVLREACDEHDVLLVLDEIATGFGRTGRLFATEHAGVSPDVMCLGKALTGGYLSMAATLCTGRVADGISRGEVPVLAHGPTFMGNPLAAAVACASIDLLLSQDWEREVKRLETGLRAGLAEAAGIDGVLDVRVLGGIGVVQLDRPVDMAAATGAAVREGVWLRPFRDLIYTMPPYVTSDADLALITRAVRAAAAAG; encoded by the coding sequence ATGCGTAGCTCCGCCGCACGCGGGCTGGTGGCCCTGGACCGGGCCCACGTCTGGCACCCGTACGGCCCCATGCCGGGCCGTACGGACCCGCTGGTCGTGGAGTCCGCGTCCGGGGTACGGCTCCGGCTCGCCGAACCGGCCCACGGGCAGACCGAACTGGTCGACGGCATGTCGTCGTGGTGGTCGGCGGTGCACGGCTACAACCACCCCGTGCTGAACGAGGCCGCGCGCGGCCAGCTCGAACGGATGAGCCACGTCATGTTCGGCGGGCTCACCCACGAGCCGGCCGTCCGGCTCGCCACCCGGCTCGTCGAGATCACTCCGGAACCCCTGCGGCACGTCTTCCTCTGCGACTCGGGCTCGGTGTCCGTCGAGGTCGCGGTCAAGATGTGCCTCCAGTACTGGCGTTCGACGGGACGCCCGGACAAACGCCGGCTGCTGACCTGGCGCGGCGGCTACCACGGCGACACCTGGCAGCCCATGTCGGTGTGCGATCCCGAGGGCGGGATGCACGAGTTGTGGTCCGGGGTCCTCCAGCGGCAGGTCTTCGCGGACGCACCCCCGGCCGGCCACGACGCACCCTTCGACCCCGCGTATGCCGAACATCTGCGCGAGCTCGTCGCGCGGCACGCCGACGAACTGGCCGCGGTGATCGTGGAACCGGTGGTGCAGGGCGCGGGCGGGATGCGGTTCCACTCCCCCGCCTATCTGCGGGTGCTGCGGGAGGCCTGCGACGAGCACGACGTGCTGCTGGTCCTCGACGAGATCGCCACCGGGTTCGGGCGCACGGGCAGGCTCTTCGCGACGGAGCACGCGGGTGTCTCACCCGATGTCATGTGTCTGGGCAAGGCGCTGACCGGCGGTTATCTGTCCATGGCGGCGACGCTGTGCACGGGAAGGGTGGCCGACGGCATCTCGCGTGGCGAGGTGCCCGTGCTGGCCCACGGGCCGACCTTCATGGGCAATCCGCTCGCGGCGGCGGTCGCGTGCGCGTCGATCGACCTGCTGCTCTCCCAGGACTGGGAGCGGGAGGTCAAGCGTCTGGAGACCGGGCTCCGCGCCGGGCTGGCGGAAGCGGCCGGCATCGACGGCGTCCTGGACGTCCGCGTCCTGGGCGGGATCGGCGTCGTCCAGCTCGACCGGCCCGTGGACATGGCTGCGGCGACCGGGGCCGCCGTCCGTGAGGGCGTGTGGCTGCGTCCCTTCCGCGATCTGATCTACACCATGCCGCCGTACGTCACGAGCGACGCGGATCTCGCGCTGATCACGCGGGCGGTCCGCGCCGCCGCCGCGGCGGGCTGA
- the bioD gene encoding dethiobiotin synthase yields MGVIVVSGTGTEIGKTVVTAAVAATAAAQGRSVAVLKPAQTGLSRGEPGDAQEAARLGGPGVAGFELARFPEPLAPATAARRAGLAPVGPHEVADAAAKLAGEHDLVLVEGAGGLLVRFDGKGGTLADVARLLDAPVLVVAPAGLGTLNATALTTEALRARSLEPLGVVVGSWPATPDLAARCNVADLPESAGAALLGAVPEGSGSLAPEAFRDAAPRWLAPALDGSWDAEAFAADFGPGPYAERHASTG; encoded by the coding sequence ATGGGCGTCATCGTCGTCAGCGGCACCGGTACCGAGATCGGGAAGACCGTCGTCACCGCGGCCGTCGCCGCGACGGCCGCCGCGCAGGGCCGGTCGGTCGCGGTGCTGAAGCCGGCTCAGACGGGCCTCTCGCGGGGCGAGCCGGGTGACGCCCAGGAGGCGGCTCGCCTCGGCGGCCCGGGGGTCGCGGGGTTCGAACTCGCCCGGTTCCCCGAGCCGCTCGCCCCGGCCACGGCGGCCCGCCGGGCCGGCCTGGCGCCGGTCGGGCCGCACGAGGTCGCCGACGCGGCCGCGAAGCTGGCGGGGGAGCACGACCTGGTTCTGGTCGAGGGCGCGGGCGGGCTGCTCGTCCGGTTCGACGGGAAGGGTGGCACGCTCGCGGACGTCGCTCGACTGCTGGACGCGCCGGTGCTGGTCGTGGCCCCGGCCGGGCTCGGGACGCTCAACGCGACCGCGCTCACCACGGAAGCCCTGCGCGCCCGTTCCCTGGAGCCGCTGGGAGTGGTGGTGGGCAGCTGGCCCGCGACGCCCGACCTCGCCGCCCGCTGCAACGTGGCCGATCTGCCGGAATCGGCCGGAGCGGCACTGCTCGGGGCGGTCCCCGAGGGCTCCGGCTCACTGGCTCCCGAGGCGTTCCGGGACGCGGCGCCGCGCTGGCTGGCGCCCGCGCTCGACGGGTCCTGGGACGCGGAGGCGTTCGCGGCGGACTTCGGGCCCGGGCCGTACGCTGAGCGCCATGCGAGCACGGGTTGA
- a CDS encoding VOC family protein, with the protein MRARVEEIVFDCAEPSALARFWAELLGGEAVERSADWAYVDPPGFVRVAFQRVPEGKTVKNRLHLDVGAGDVDSAAAWAARLGATPAGAVVTDDYGRFQVMLDPEGNEFCFVGE; encoded by the coding sequence ATGCGAGCACGGGTTGAGGAGATCGTTTTCGACTGCGCGGAGCCGTCGGCCCTCGCACGGTTCTGGGCCGAGCTGCTCGGCGGCGAGGCCGTCGAACGCAGCGCCGACTGGGCGTACGTCGACCCGCCCGGCTTCGTGCGCGTCGCCTTCCAGCGGGTTCCCGAGGGCAAGACCGTCAAGAACCGGCTGCATCTGGATGTCGGCGCCGGCGACGTGGACTCGGCGGCCGCCTGGGCGGCCCGGCTCGGCGCGACTCCGGCCGGGGCGGTGGTCACGGACGACTACGGCCGCTTCCAGGTGATGCTGGACCCGGAGGGGAACGAGTTCTGCTTCGTGGGCGAGTGA
- a CDS encoding class I SAM-dependent methyltransferase yields the protein MLSRSSRVPRDAVHHPLFARFYARFSVAADLKGGVAAHREELLAGLSGRVIEIGAGNGLNFAHYPAAVSEVVALEPERTLRQLAVTAAVHADVPVDVVPGAAEALPVKSEAFDAAVASLVLCSVRDLPRALAEIKRVLRPGGELRFFEHGAAPGRPMAAVQRGLDRTVWPRIFGGCHTARDPLGAIEAAGFELGTYRSLRVPGKGPGLPTSFCVLGVARRPHEDTR from the coding sequence ATGCTGTCGCGCAGCTCCAGGGTTCCCCGGGACGCCGTACACCATCCGCTGTTCGCCCGCTTCTACGCCCGGTTCAGCGTGGCGGCCGACCTCAAGGGCGGTGTGGCCGCGCACCGTGAGGAACTGCTCGCCGGTCTCTCGGGCCGCGTGATCGAGATCGGCGCGGGGAACGGGCTGAACTTCGCGCACTACCCGGCGGCGGTCTCCGAGGTCGTCGCCCTGGAACCGGAGCGCACCCTGCGGCAGTTGGCGGTCACGGCCGCGGTGCACGCCGACGTGCCCGTCGACGTGGTGCCGGGCGCGGCGGAGGCGCTGCCCGTGAAGAGCGAGGCCTTCGACGCGGCGGTCGCCTCACTGGTGCTGTGCAGCGTGCGGGATCTGCCACGCGCCCTCGCGGAGATCAAGCGCGTCCTGCGCCCCGGTGGTGAACTGCGGTTCTTCGAGCACGGGGCCGCTCCCGGCCGGCCCATGGCCGCGGTGCAGCGCGGCCTGGACCGTACCGTGTGGCCGCGGATCTTCGGGGGCTGTCACACCGCCCGTGATCCGCTCGGCGCGATCGAGGCCGCCGGCTTCGAACTGGGGACGTACCGCAGTCTGCGCGTGCCCGGGAAGGGGCCCGGGCTGCCGACGTCCTTCTGTGTACTGGGCGTTGCCCGCCGACCGCACGAGGACACTCGCTGA
- a CDS encoding fic family toxin-antitoxin system, toxin component → MNLSIDLAWLLMVAEQKMPGDPQVTDWGALIAAVSRHEAEIFGMAVYDEPYTRAAALMQVLVHVPALEHSNAMFATAVAYGYLVASGLPVATSPERVRDLARLVKEGKTGVHGIARELRGWIQ, encoded by the coding sequence TTGAACCTGTCGATCGATCTCGCCTGGCTGCTCATGGTCGCCGAGCAGAAGATGCCCGGAGACCCGCAGGTCACCGACTGGGGTGCGCTGATCGCCGCGGTCAGCCGCCATGAGGCGGAGATCTTCGGCATGGCCGTCTACGACGAGCCGTACACGCGCGCCGCCGCCTTGATGCAGGTGCTCGTGCACGTGCCTGCCCTGGAGCACTCCAATGCGATGTTCGCGACGGCGGTCGCCTACGGCTACCTCGTCGCGAGCGGACTGCCGGTGGCGACCTCCCCCGAACGCGTGCGTGACCTCGCACGGCTGGTGAAGGAGGGCAAGACCGGCGTCCACGGGATCGCACGCGAACTGCGCGGCTGGATCCAGTGA
- a CDS encoding TIGR03621 family F420-dependent LLM class oxidoreductase, with translation MIKPFRFGITMVTPADGVEWRARCRRAEELGYDVIQVPDHLGMVAPFPALIAAAEATERPRVGTFVLNAAFWNPALLAREIATADALTGGRLEIGLGTGYVKEEHDRAGLEFLPPGRRVDRLRSTVDEIERLLADDGHAPRPVQRPRPPLLLGGNGDRLLRLAAERADVVGFTGARTGDGGPGVLTAGEMDERVAAYHGFAAGRAEPAELNLLIQVVAVTDDRQAAVESLLPLVPPLGTEDVLELPVLAVGTVRQIADQLRARRERYGFSYLTVLDPSMEAFGQVIRELRGT, from the coding sequence TTGATCAAACCGTTCCGGTTCGGGATCACCATGGTGACGCCGGCCGACGGCGTGGAGTGGCGCGCGCGGTGCCGGCGCGCCGAGGAACTCGGTTACGACGTCATCCAGGTGCCCGACCACCTGGGCATGGTCGCCCCCTTCCCCGCACTGATCGCTGCCGCGGAGGCGACCGAACGCCCCCGGGTGGGCACGTTCGTCCTCAACGCCGCGTTCTGGAACCCCGCGCTGCTCGCCCGTGAGATCGCCACGGCCGACGCGCTGACGGGCGGAAGGCTCGAGATCGGACTGGGAACGGGCTATGTGAAGGAGGAACACGACCGGGCGGGGCTGGAGTTCCTTCCGCCGGGCAGGCGCGTGGACCGGCTCCGGAGCACCGTCGACGAGATCGAGCGGCTCCTCGCGGACGACGGGCACGCCCCGCGCCCGGTGCAGCGCCCCCGGCCCCCGCTGCTGCTCGGCGGGAACGGCGACCGGCTGCTGCGGCTGGCGGCCGAGCGGGCGGACGTCGTGGGCTTCACCGGGGCCCGGACCGGGGACGGAGGGCCGGGCGTGCTCACCGCCGGCGAAATGGACGAACGCGTGGCGGCCTACCACGGGTTCGCGGCCGGGCGTGCGGAACCGGCCGAGCTGAACCTGCTGATTCAGGTCGTCGCCGTGACCGACGACCGGCAGGCTGCGGTCGAGTCGCTGCTCCCGCTGGTCCCCCCGCTGGGCACGGAGGACGTGCTGGAACTGCCGGTGCTGGCGGTCGGCACCGTACGGCAGATCGCCGACCAGCTGCGGGCGCGGCGCGAGCGGTACGGCTTCTCGTACCTGACGGTCCTCGACCCGTCGATGGAGGCATTCGGCCAGGTGATCAGGGAACTCCGCGGCACCTGA
- a CDS encoding GNAT family N-acetyltransferase, giving the protein MSDPRTRPASPADLDAVLAFWKVAAEGTSISDDRGGVELLVARDPEALILAERDGVLAGTVIAGFDGWRCHLYRLAVHPGHRRQGVGGALLKAAEERFLRLGGRRGDAMVLDRNESAHPAWRAAGYTPEPQWSRWVKPLA; this is encoded by the coding sequence ATGAGCGATCCTCGGACAAGGCCCGCCTCGCCGGCCGATCTCGACGCCGTGCTCGCCTTCTGGAAGGTGGCCGCCGAGGGCACGAGCATCAGCGACGACCGGGGCGGGGTCGAACTGCTGGTGGCCAGGGACCCGGAGGCCCTGATCCTCGCCGAGCGCGACGGGGTGCTGGCCGGAACGGTCATCGCGGGTTTCGACGGCTGGCGCTGCCATCTCTACCGGCTGGCGGTCCATCCCGGTCACCGGCGGCAGGGAGTCGGCGGTGCGCTGCTCAAGGCGGCGGAGGAGCGGTTCCTGAGGCTGGGCGGGAGGCGCGGTGACGCGATGGTGCTCGACCGGAACGAGTCCGCGCACCCCGCGTGGCGGGCGGCCGGCTACACGCCCGAGCCGCAGTGGAGCCGCTGGGTGAAGCCGCTCGCCTAG
- a CDS encoding hemolysin family protein — protein MTAVQLFIGFLTLVVNAFFVGAEFAMISVRRSQIEPEADAGNRRARSVMWGLEHVSALLAAAQLGITLCTLVLGVVAEPAIAHLLEPVFDAVGVPHALIHPISFVIALAAATYLHMLLGEMVPKNIALAEPTRTALLLGPPLVALTRALKPVIFTINAFANALLKLLRVETRDEVTATFSDDELARMVSDSGAAGLLDDRAAGRLQDALELGRRPVVDVVTPVERVIYAQVGTTPEELERLAAESGFSRFPVVDSTRRILGYLHVKDALDQVPRNRPFPVSALRPIARVRAGTPLDDVLTAMRRSRTHLAAVLDENGRLAGLVTMEDVLRILVGPPGRPR, from the coding sequence ATGACCGCCGTTCAGCTCTTCATCGGCTTTCTGACGCTGGTCGTCAACGCCTTCTTCGTGGGGGCCGAGTTCGCCATGATCTCCGTGCGCCGCAGTCAGATCGAGCCCGAGGCGGATGCCGGGAACCGGCGCGCCCGGAGCGTCATGTGGGGTCTGGAGCACGTCTCGGCGCTGCTCGCCGCCGCCCAGCTCGGCATCACCCTGTGCACCCTGGTGCTGGGCGTGGTCGCGGAACCGGCCATCGCCCATCTGCTGGAGCCGGTCTTCGACGCCGTCGGCGTACCCCACGCGCTGATCCATCCGATCTCGTTCGTGATCGCCCTCGCCGCCGCCACCTATCTGCACATGCTGCTCGGCGAGATGGTCCCCAAGAACATCGCGCTGGCGGAGCCGACCCGCACCGCCCTGCTCCTCGGTCCTCCACTGGTGGCGCTCACCAGGGCCCTGAAGCCGGTCATCTTCACGATCAACGCCTTCGCCAACGCCCTGCTGAAGCTGCTGCGGGTCGAGACCAGGGACGAGGTCACCGCGACCTTCTCTGACGACGAGCTCGCCCGGATGGTGAGCGACTCCGGGGCCGCCGGGCTGCTCGACGACCGGGCGGCCGGGCGCCTGCAGGACGCCCTGGAGCTGGGACGGCGCCCGGTCGTGGACGTGGTGACGCCCGTCGAGCGGGTGATCTACGCACAGGTCGGCACGACGCCCGAGGAACTGGAGCGGCTCGCGGCGGAGTCCGGCTTCTCCCGCTTCCCCGTCGTGGACAGCACCCGCAGGATCCTCGGCTATCTGCACGTGAAGGACGCGCTGGACCAGGTGCCCCGCAACCGCCCCTTCCCGGTGTCGGCGCTGCGTCCCATCGCCCGGGTGCGGGCCGGGACCCCGCTCGACGACGTACTGACCGCCATGCGACGCAGCCGCACCCACCTGGCGGCGGTCCTGGACGAGAACGGGAGGCTCGCCGGCCTGGTCACGATGGAGGACGTGCTCCGCATCCTGGTCGGGCCTCCCGGCCGGCCCCGCTGA
- a CDS encoding SGNH/GDSL hydrolase family protein: MEMNASYTSLVAVGDSFTEGMSDLLPDGTYRGWADLLAARLAARTPGFEYANLAVRGKLIGQIVEEQVGVAAAMRADVVTLVGGLNDTLRPKCDMARVRDLLEEAVERLAPSCRRLVLMRSPGRQGPVMQRFRPRMEELFEHIDGLAARHGALVVDLYGAEVLGDQRLWDVDRLHLTAEGHRRVAEAVWQALGLAAEDDWRSPLPPHVPLGWAARRSADLRFAREHLIPWIGRRLTGRSSGDGLPPKRPELLAWDADGSPRTGLHDAGLHDAGLS, translated from the coding sequence ATGGAGATGAATGCCTCATACACCAGTCTTGTCGCGGTCGGTGACTCCTTCACCGAGGGCATGTCGGATCTGCTCCCCGACGGCACGTACCGGGGCTGGGCGGATCTCCTCGCCGCTCGGCTGGCCGCCCGCACGCCCGGCTTCGAGTACGCGAACCTGGCCGTCCGGGGCAAGCTCATCGGCCAGATCGTCGAGGAGCAGGTGGGCGTCGCCGCCGCGATGCGGGCGGACGTGGTCACGCTGGTCGGCGGCCTCAACGACACGCTGCGCCCCAAGTGCGACATGGCCCGGGTACGCGACCTGCTGGAAGAGGCCGTCGAACGCCTCGCTCCCAGCTGCCGCCGGCTGGTGCTGATGCGCAGTCCGGGCCGGCAGGGGCCGGTCATGCAGCGCTTCCGGCCCCGCATGGAGGAGCTGTTCGAGCACATCGACGGCCTGGCGGCCCGGCACGGCGCGCTGGTCGTCGACCTGTACGGCGCGGAGGTCCTCGGTGACCAGCGCCTGTGGGACGTGGACCGGCTGCATCTCACGGCGGAGGGGCACCGGAGGGTGGCCGAGGCCGTCTGGCAGGCGCTCGGCCTGGCCGCCGAGGACGACTGGCGCTCCCCCCTGCCCCCGCATGTCCCCCTCGGCTGGGCGGCCCGCCGGTCCGCCGATCTCCGGTTCGCGCGGGAACACCTGATTCCGTGGATCGGCCGGCGCCTCACCGGACGCTCGTCGGGCGACGGCCTGCCCCCGAAGCGTCCGGAGCTGCTGGCGTGGGACGCGGACGGCAGCCCTCGGACCGGACTGCACGACGCCGGCCTGCACGACGCCGGCCTCTCGTAG
- the purB gene encoding adenylosuccinate lyase: MTAKPRIPNVLAGRYASAELAELWSPEHKVKLERQLWLAVLRAQKDLGIEVPDAALADYERVLDEVDLGSIAEREKVTRHDVKARIEEFNALAGHEHVHKGMTSRDLTENVEQLQIRLSLELVRDRTVAVLARLGRLSAEYAELVMAGRSHNVAAQATTLGKRFATAADELLVAHSRVEELLARYPLRGIKGPVGTAQDMLDLLGGDAAKLQELEQRIAGHLGFAHAFTSVGQVYPRSLDYDVVTTLVQLAAAPSSLAKTIRLMAGHELVTEGFKPGQVGSSAMPHKMNTRSCERVNGLMVILRGYASMTGELAGDQWNEGDVSCSVVRRVALPDAFFAFDGLLETFLTVLDEFGAFPAVVARELDRYLPFLATTKVLMGSVRAGVGREVAHEAIKENAVASALAMREQGAERNELLDKLAADDRIPLDRAQLDALMADKLSFTGAASDQVASVVSRIEEIAKQHPDAAAYTPGSIL; encoded by the coding sequence GTGACTGCAAAGCCTCGCATCCCCAACGTCCTGGCCGGCCGCTACGCCTCGGCGGAGCTCGCCGAGCTGTGGTCCCCCGAGCACAAGGTGAAGCTGGAGCGTCAGCTCTGGCTGGCTGTGCTGCGCGCACAGAAGGACCTCGGGATCGAGGTGCCGGACGCCGCCCTCGCCGACTACGAGCGGGTCCTCGACGAAGTCGACCTGGGCTCCATCGCCGAGCGGGAGAAGGTCACCCGGCACGACGTGAAGGCACGGATCGAGGAGTTCAACGCCCTCGCCGGCCACGAGCACGTGCACAAGGGCATGACCTCCCGCGACCTCACCGAGAACGTCGAGCAGCTGCAGATCCGGCTCTCGCTCGAGCTGGTGCGGGACCGTACGGTCGCCGTGCTGGCCCGGCTCGGCAGGCTGTCCGCCGAGTACGCCGAGCTGGTGATGGCCGGCCGGTCCCACAACGTCGCGGCGCAGGCCACGACGCTGGGCAAGCGGTTCGCGACGGCGGCGGACGAGCTGCTGGTGGCCCACTCCCGGGTCGAGGAGCTCCTCGCCCGCTACCCGCTGCGCGGTATCAAGGGTCCGGTCGGCACGGCCCAGGACATGCTCGACCTCCTCGGCGGGGACGCCGCGAAGCTGCAGGAGCTGGAGCAGCGCATCGCGGGCCATCTCGGCTTCGCCCATGCCTTCACCTCCGTGGGTCAGGTCTATCCGCGGTCGCTGGACTACGACGTGGTCACGACGCTGGTGCAACTCGCCGCCGCGCCCTCGTCGTTGGCGAAGACGATCCGGCTGATGGCCGGACACGAGCTCGTCACCGAGGGCTTCAAGCCGGGCCAGGTCGGCTCCTCCGCGATGCCGCACAAGATGAACACCCGCTCCTGCGAGCGCGTCAACGGCCTCATGGTCATCCTGCGCGGCTACGCCTCGATGACCGGCGAGCTGGCGGGCGACCAGTGGAACGAGGGCGACGTGTCCTGCTCGGTCGTGCGCCGGGTCGCGCTCCCGGACGCGTTCTTCGCGTTCGACGGCCTGCTGGAGACCTTCCTGACCGTGCTCGACGAGTTCGGTGCCTTCCCCGCCGTCGTGGCTCGCGAGCTCGACCGGTACCTGCCGTTCCTCGCGACCACCAAGGTGCTGATGGGTTCCGTGCGGGCGGGCGTCGGCCGCGAGGTCGCCCACGAGGCCATCAAGGAGAACGCGGTCGCCTCCGCCCTGGCCATGCGCGAGCAGGGCGCCGAGCGGAACGAACTGCTGGACAAGCTCGCCGCCGACGACCGCATCCCGCTGGACCGTGCCCAGCTGGACGCGCTGATGGCCGACAAGCTGTCCTTCACCGGCGCGGCGAGCGACCAGGTCGCGTCGGTGGTCTCCCGCATCGAGGAGATCGCCAAGCAGCACCCGGACGCCGCCGCCTACACGCCGGGTTCCATCCTCTGA
- the mug gene encoding G/U mismatch-specific DNA glycosylase: protein MPRITAAELEAARDRLVPDVIADGLSVLFCGINPGLMTAATGHHFARPGNRFWPVLHASGFTARQLMPSEQEELLSHGLGITNVAARATARADELTAEEFREGGRILREKVERHRPRWLAVAGVTAYRTAFGDRGARIGPQDRMIGGTRIWALPNPSGLNAHWTLRAMAEEYGRLRAAAAAPAS, encoded by the coding sequence GTGCCCCGGATCACCGCCGCCGAGCTGGAGGCCGCCCGCGATCGCCTCGTCCCCGATGTGATCGCGGACGGTCTGTCCGTCCTCTTCTGCGGGATCAACCCCGGGCTGATGACGGCCGCGACGGGGCATCACTTCGCCCGGCCCGGCAACCGCTTCTGGCCCGTCCTCCATGCGTCGGGCTTCACCGCGCGGCAGTTGATGCCGTCCGAGCAGGAGGAGCTGCTGTCCCACGGGCTGGGCATCACCAATGTCGCTGCCCGCGCCACCGCGCGGGCGGACGAACTCACCGCCGAGGAGTTCCGCGAGGGCGGCCGGATCCTCAGGGAGAAGGTGGAACGCCATCGCCCCCGCTGGCTGGCCGTCGCGGGAGTCACCGCCTACCGCACGGCCTTCGGGGACCGAGGAGCGCGCATCGGCCCGCAGGACCGCATGATCGGCGGAACCCGGATCTGGGCCCTGCCGAACCCCAGCGGGCTGAACGCCCACTGGACACTGCGGGCCATGGCGGAGGAGTACGGCCGGCTGCGAGCGGCCGCGGCGGCTCCGGCGTCCTGA